The following DNA comes from Bryobacteraceae bacterium.
CGCTCTACGTGCCGGGCGCCGAGGCCATCGTCGCCACTGTCGCGCGCCTGAACCTTTATGCCGCCGATCACGGAATCCCCCTCCTTTCGACGCTCGACACGCACGCCGAGGACGATCCTGAGTTTCGCGCGCACGGCTTCCAGGCGCACTGCGTCCGCGGCACGGCCGGGTGGAACAAGCCCGCCTCGACCCTCGTCGGCCAGACGCTTTTCGAGAAGAACACCTTCGACGCGTTCACCAATCTCGAGCTTGTACGTTGGGTGAAGGAACTCGCGCCGGACCGCGTGGCAGTCTACGGGGTGGTCACCGAGATCTGCGTCGCCGAGGCCGTCCGCGGGCTGGTCCGGACGCTGCCCGGGGCGCGCGTCGAACTGGTCGAAGACGCCGTGAAAGCGCTCTCGGAGGCCAAGCGCGACGAGTTCCTCGCCTGGCTGGGCGCGCATGGCGGAGCCACCACCACCGCCGCCGCCATCTGCCGCTGATGCGCCTGCTGCACACCGCCGACTGGCAGATCGGGATGAAGGCCGCCAATCTCGGCGCGGCGGCAGGACGGGTCCGCGCGGCACGGCTCGAAACGGCCCGCGACGTGGTGCGGTTGGCGTCGGAACGCGGCGCGGAGATGCTGATCCTGGCGGGCGACACGTTCGAAGACAACGGCGTGAGCCGCGCGATCGTCGAGGAGACGGCGTCGATCCTCACCGCTTGTGCCTGCCCGGTCTACGTGCTGCCCGGCAATCACGATCCGCTGTCGACGGGTTCGGTTTGGGAGCACCCGGTCTGGGAATCAGCCGGAATGGTCCGCGTGTTTCGCGAAGCAGTCCCGGTGCAGGCTGGCCCTGCGACGCTCTACCCATGCCCGCTGCGCGGACGATGGTCCAACGAAGACCCCGCAGCGTGGATTTCCGGAGCGGCGGCGGCGGGCGGGCTCCGGATCGGGATCGCCCACGGCACACTGCAATCGCCTCGCGGCGCTCCGCCCGATGTCGAGCGCGCGCACCCCATTCAGCCGCTGGACGGGCTCGATTACTTCGCTCTGGGACACTGGCACTCCACGGCGATTCACGATCGCGCCGCTTACTCGGGAACTCCAGAGCCAACCCGCTTCGGCGAACGCGAAAGCGGCAATGTCCTCATCGTCGATCTGCGGCCCGACGCGCCGCCGCGGATCGAAGCCGTTCGCACGGCACGGCTGGAATGGGTCTCTATCGAGGGCGACCTCGCCGCCGCGGCACGTCAGCTCGAGCGAATCGCCGAACCCGGGGCCACGCTGGTCGATTGCCGCCTGACGGGCTTCTTGAGTGCCGGCGAGCAGTCTCTGCTCAGCCGGGTGCAGCGGACGCTCTCCGGTTCGTTCCTTCACTTCCGGCTCGACGCGAGCGCGCTCCTGCCCGCGCCCGACGACGACGCCTGGTTCGCGCAACTGCCGCCCGGCTATCTACGCGAAGCGGCGGCGCGGCTGCGCACGGCAGGCGGCGAAACAGCCACCCGCGCGCTGCTCGAACTCTACGGGTTGCTGCCGCGATGATCCTGCGGCGCATTCAGGTGGAAGGCTTCCAGTGCTTCGCGGCGCGTTTCGCCGCGGGTCCGTTCGAAGATGGCATCAACGTCATCACGGGACCGAACGGCTCCGGCAAGTCGACGCTCGTGCGCGCGTTTCTCAAGGCGCTGCTCGATCCGCATCGCGGCGGCGGGCGCGCCAATGAGGGGCTACGCCCTCGCGGCAGGATGCTGGCGCCGGCGGTGGAAGTGGAGTTCGAGCACGGCGGCGAGCGCTACCGCATCTTCAAGCGATTCCTGGACCGTCCGGCGGCGCTTCTCGAACGCCACGAAGGCGACGGCTGGCTGCCGGTGGCCGAAGCCGACGCGGCCACGGCGCGCGTCCGTGAGATGCTGCGCGCAGAGGGGAGAGACCGGGGGATCGGCGCCGCGTTATGGAGTCCGCAGGGCGGCATCGCGATGGAGCCGCTCACCGGTGACGCGCTGGCCGATATCCAGCGTTCGCTAGGCGCTCAGTTGTTGCCGCCGGAAGGACGCGCGATCGAGGGCCGGCTCTACCTGCGCTACCGCGAGTTGTTCACCTCGCAGGGCAAGCTACGGTCCGGCCGCGACGCCCCGCGCCTGGTGACGCTCGAAGGCGAACGCGACGAAGCCGCCCGGGCGTTGACGGCGGCGCGTGCCGACATGGACGAGATCGAGAGAGCCGCACGCGAGCTGGAGGAAATGCGCGCGCGGGCCGAATCGACCCTCTCGCGGCGGGACGGGCTGGCCGCCGAGCATGCCGCCGCGGCCCAGTACGGGGATCGCCACGCCGAGCTGGACCGTGAGCGCCAGAAGTTCGAGCTGGAACGAAAAGCCACCGAGAGCGAGTACTGGCGCCTCACGGAACGCGCGGAGCGGCGCGCCCGGGCCGCCGCGCGCGTGGTGGAACTGCGCGCGAGGATCGACGAGGCCAACGCCGGCGCCGAAGCGCTGCGGTCCGAGATACAGGCGAAGCAGGCCGCCAAGCAAGCGGCCACCGAGTCCCTTTGGCGAGTATCGCGGGAGGAGGCCGGCGCGCGCTGGTCGGCTGAGTACACCGCGTCCGAGAGCCAGGCATTTCGCGTGATGCGCGGGCAGCCGCTCGGCGAACACCGGCTGGCGGCGGGCGAGACGATCGCCGTGAGTTCAGAGACGAAAGAGCCGGGCGGACTCGAGTTCGAGGCCGGTGGACCCGGCCATGTGCGCGTGGCCGAGGATCAGGACGCGGCGCGCAAGGAAGAGCGCCTCCGCCGCGCACAGGATCGCCTCGCCGGCGCCGGCATGGATCTCACCCACGCGGAAAGCCGCGCCGGATGGCAGGAGCGCGAAGCAGCCGCGCTCGCCGAGCAGATCGCCGCCGCCGAACGCGACGCCGCGCCCCAACCCGGTCCGGACGCACCAGCCGAAGGCGACCGTGAACAGGCCGCCCTACGATTCCACGGAGCGGAAGCGGCGCTCGCCAATCTTCGCAAGGAACTCGCCGCCCTTCCGTTTGACCCGGCGGCAGCCGCCCGCACCGCGCGTGAGCTCCGCGAGGCGGAACAGGCCGCGCG
Coding sequences within:
- a CDS encoding isochorismatase family cysteine hydrolase; the encoded protein is MSTLFFDVDTQIDFLYPAGALYVPGAEAIVATVARLNLYAADHGIPLLSTLDTHAEDDPEFRAHGFQAHCVRGTAGWNKPASTLVGQTLFEKNTFDAFTNLELVRWVKELAPDRVAVYGVVTEICVAEAVRGLVRTLPGARVELVEDAVKALSEAKRDEFLAWLGAHGGATTTAAAICR
- a CDS encoding metallophosphoesterase; this translates as MRLLHTADWQIGMKAANLGAAAGRVRAARLETARDVVRLASERGAEMLILAGDTFEDNGVSRAIVEETASILTACACPVYVLPGNHDPLSTGSVWEHPVWESAGMVRVFREAVPVQAGPATLYPCPLRGRWSNEDPAAWISGAAAAGGLRIGIAHGTLQSPRGAPPDVERAHPIQPLDGLDYFALGHWHSTAIHDRAAYSGTPEPTRFGERESGNVLIVDLRPDAPPRIEAVRTARLEWVSIEGDLAAAARQLERIAEPGATLVDCRLTGFLSAGEQSLLSRVQRTLSGSFLHFRLDASALLPAPDDDAWFAQLPPGYLREAAARLRTAGGETATRALLELYGLLPR
- a CDS encoding AAA family ATPase, with translation MILRRIQVEGFQCFAARFAAGPFEDGINVITGPNGSGKSTLVRAFLKALLDPHRGGGRANEGLRPRGRMLAPAVEVEFEHGGERYRIFKRFLDRPAALLERHEGDGWLPVAEADAATARVREMLRAEGRDRGIGAALWSPQGGIAMEPLTGDALADIQRSLGAQLLPPEGRAIEGRLYLRYRELFTSQGKLRSGRDAPRLVTLEGERDEAARALTAARADMDEIERAARELEEMRARAESTLSRRDGLAAEHAAAAQYGDRHAELDRERQKFELERKATESEYWRLTERAERRARAAARVVELRARIDEANAGAEALRSEIQAKQAAKQAATESLWRVSREEAGARWSAEYTASESQAFRVMRGQPLGEHRLAAGETIAVSSETKEPGGLEFEAGGPGHVRVAEDQDAARKEERLRRAQDRLAGAGMDLTHAESRAGWQEREAAALAEQIAAAERDAAPQPGPDAPAEGDREQAALRFHGAEAALANLRKELAALPFDPAAAARTARELREAEQAARVIEGRIIEAQAILRRLLGSGPYDRLAAAEERLAAIEDETRRERIGADAVRLLWETVAECKREALEGLHEPVARAASALLARITGAPAAELQLSHDFVPTAVEDFAIDELSGGEAEQVYLATRLALAGHFARGTRQLVVLDDVLTATDPERLARVVELLREQSARLQFLILTCHPERYNGIGTHFALGVRTTAR